Proteins encoded together in one Zonotrichia leucophrys gambelii isolate GWCS_2022_RI chromosome 1, RI_Zleu_2.0, whole genome shotgun sequence window:
- the MSL3 gene encoding male-specific lethal 3 homolog isoform X1 — MKLVLFAAGRLSRQLRRESIVDIVVGKDEKGRKIPEYLIHFNGWNRSWDRWAAEDHVLRDTDENRRLQRKLARKAVARMRRKGRKKRRCRLPGVDSVLKSLPAEENDESSENSISSSSSDDSDEGTDEEIKSEESDIDERTEMKEEQDTHTKRDMEERAISIEIPEVLKKKLEEDCYYINRRKRLVKLPCQTNIITILESYVKHFAINAAFSANERSRHHQMTPHANMNLHYVPPEKNVELCKEMVDGLRITFDFTLPLILLYPYEQAQFKKVTSSKFFLPIKENSTNTNRNQEELSPSPPLLNPPTPQSTDSQPTTGEPATPKRRKAEPEILQSLRRSTRHSSNCDRLSESSASPQPKRRHLDTPASMPKLFLHLEKKTPVHSGSSSPITLTPSKEGSTVFTGFEGRRNNELNEVLSWKLMPENYPPSDQPPPPSYIYGSQHLLRMFVKLPEILGKMCFPDKNLKALVKHFEMFLRFLAEYHDDFFPESAYVAACEAYYSTKNPRAIY, encoded by the exons ATGAAATTAGTACTTTTTGCTGCAG GGCGCTTGAGCAGACAGCTCAGAAGAGAAAGT ATTGTTGATATTGTTGTTGGAAAAGatgagaaaggcagaaagatTCCAGAATATCTGATCCATTTTAACGGCTGGAACAGAAG CTGGGATAGATGGGCAGCTGAAGATCATGTTCTTCGGGATACAGACGAAAACCGCAGATTACAGCGTAAATTGGCACGGAAGGCTGTGGCTCGCAT gagaagaaagggaagaaagaagagacGCTGCAGGTTGCCTGGTGTTGACTCTGTGTTAAAAAGCCTTCCTGCTGAAGAAAATGATGAGAGTAGTGAAAACT CTATAAGTAGTTCTTCTTCTGACGACAGTGATGAAGGAACAGATGAAGAAATAAAGAGTGAAGAAAGTGACATAGATGAGAGGACAGAAATG AAAGAAGAACAAGACACTCATACAAAAAGGGACATGGAAGAAAGAGCAATAAGCATAGAAATTCCTGAAGTCTTGAAAAAGAAGCTTGAGGAAGACTGCTACTATATTAATAGAAGAAAAAGG ctaGTGAAGCTTCCTTGCCAGACAAATATAATAACCATCTTGGAGTCATATGTAAAACACTTTGCAAttaatgctgctttttcagCCAATGAAAGGTCTCGGCACCATCAGATGACTCCACATGCTAATATGAATCTTCATTATGTGCCACCAGAGAAGAA tGTCGAGCTATGTAAAGAGATGGTGGATGGGCTGAGAATAACCTTTGACTTCACACTTCCCTTAATTTTGCTCTATCCTTATGAACAAGCTCAATTTAAGAAGGTGACTTCATCAAAATTCTTTCTTCCCATCAAAGAAAACTCAACAAATACCAACAG AAATCAGGAGGAACTTTCCCCAAGCCCTCCTCTGCTGAATCCACCCACACCTCAGTCGACTGACAGCCAGCCCACCACAGGGGAGCCAGCCACGCCGAAGAGGAGGAAAGCTGAGCCCGAGATCCTGCAGTCTCTGAGGCGTTCGACGCGCCACAGCTCCAACTGTGACAGGCTGTCGGAGAGCAGCGCGTCCCCGCAGCCCAAACGGCGGCACCTCGACACCCCCGCCTCCATGCCAAAGCTCTTCCTGCACCTGGAAAAAA AAACCCCTGTCCATAGCGGGTCATCTTCACCTATAACTTTGACTCCTAGCAAAGAAGGGAGCACGGTGTTTACTGGCTTTGAAGGTAGAAGAAACAACGAATTGAATGAG GTTTTGTCCTGGAAATTGATGCCAGAGAATTATCCACCAAGTGATCAACCACCACCTCCTTCATATATCTATGGATCTCAACATTTGCTGAGGATGTTTG TAAAACTACCAGAAATACTGGGGAAGATGTGCTTTCCTGACAAAAACCTGAAGGCTTTAGTAAAACACTTTGAGATGTTTCTGAG GTTTTTAGCAGAATACCATGATGATTTCTTCCCAGAATCTGCTTATGTAGCTGCATGTGAAGCCTACTACAGTACTAAAAATCCTCGGGCCATCTACTGA
- the MSL3 gene encoding male-specific lethal 3 homolog isoform X3, with protein sequence MTSRGMKFKFHRGERVLCFEPDPTKAKVLYDAKIVDIVVGKDEKGRKIPEYLIHFNGWNRSWDRWAAEDHVLRDTDENRRLQRKLARKAVARMRRKGRKKRRCRLPGVDSVLKSLPAEENDESSENSISSSSSDDSDEGTDEEIKSEESDIDERTEMKEEQDTHTKRDMEERAISIEIPEVLKKKLEEDCYYINRRKRLVKLPCQTNIITILESYVKHFAINAAFSANERSRHHQMTPHANMNLHYVPPEKNVELCKEMVDGLRITFDFTLPLILLYPYEQAQFKKVTSSKFFLPIKENSTNTNRNQEELSPSPPLLNPPTPQSTDSQPTTGEPATPKRRKAEPEILQSLRRSTRHSSNCDRLSESSASPQPKRRHLDTPASMPKLFLHLEKKTPVHSGSSSPITLTPSKEGSTVFTGFEGRRNNELNEVLSWKLMPENYPPSDQPPPPSYIYGSQHLLRMFVKLPEILGKMCFPDKNLKALVKHFEMFLRFLAEYHDDFFPESAYVAACEAYYSTKNPRAIY encoded by the exons ATGACCTCGCGGGGAATGAAATTTAAGTTCCACCGGGGAGAGAGAGTTCTCTGCTTCGAGCCCGACCCCACCAAAGCCAAAGTGCTCTATGATGCCAAG ATTGTTGATATTGTTGTTGGAAAAGatgagaaaggcagaaagatTCCAGAATATCTGATCCATTTTAACGGCTGGAACAGAAG CTGGGATAGATGGGCAGCTGAAGATCATGTTCTTCGGGATACAGACGAAAACCGCAGATTACAGCGTAAATTGGCACGGAAGGCTGTGGCTCGCAT gagaagaaagggaagaaagaagagacGCTGCAGGTTGCCTGGTGTTGACTCTGTGTTAAAAAGCCTTCCTGCTGAAGAAAATGATGAGAGTAGTGAAAACT CTATAAGTAGTTCTTCTTCTGACGACAGTGATGAAGGAACAGATGAAGAAATAAAGAGTGAAGAAAGTGACATAGATGAGAGGACAGAAATG AAAGAAGAACAAGACACTCATACAAAAAGGGACATGGAAGAAAGAGCAATAAGCATAGAAATTCCTGAAGTCTTGAAAAAGAAGCTTGAGGAAGACTGCTACTATATTAATAGAAGAAAAAGG ctaGTGAAGCTTCCTTGCCAGACAAATATAATAACCATCTTGGAGTCATATGTAAAACACTTTGCAAttaatgctgctttttcagCCAATGAAAGGTCTCGGCACCATCAGATGACTCCACATGCTAATATGAATCTTCATTATGTGCCACCAGAGAAGAA tGTCGAGCTATGTAAAGAGATGGTGGATGGGCTGAGAATAACCTTTGACTTCACACTTCCCTTAATTTTGCTCTATCCTTATGAACAAGCTCAATTTAAGAAGGTGACTTCATCAAAATTCTTTCTTCCCATCAAAGAAAACTCAACAAATACCAACAG AAATCAGGAGGAACTTTCCCCAAGCCCTCCTCTGCTGAATCCACCCACACCTCAGTCGACTGACAGCCAGCCCACCACAGGGGAGCCAGCCACGCCGAAGAGGAGGAAAGCTGAGCCCGAGATCCTGCAGTCTCTGAGGCGTTCGACGCGCCACAGCTCCAACTGTGACAGGCTGTCGGAGAGCAGCGCGTCCCCGCAGCCCAAACGGCGGCACCTCGACACCCCCGCCTCCATGCCAAAGCTCTTCCTGCACCTGGAAAAAA AAACCCCTGTCCATAGCGGGTCATCTTCACCTATAACTTTGACTCCTAGCAAAGAAGGGAGCACGGTGTTTACTGGCTTTGAAGGTAGAAGAAACAACGAATTGAATGAG GTTTTGTCCTGGAAATTGATGCCAGAGAATTATCCACCAAGTGATCAACCACCACCTCCTTCATATATCTATGGATCTCAACATTTGCTGAGGATGTTTG TAAAACTACCAGAAATACTGGGGAAGATGTGCTTTCCTGACAAAAACCTGAAGGCTTTAGTAAAACACTTTGAGATGTTTCTGAG GTTTTTAGCAGAATACCATGATGATTTCTTCCCAGAATCTGCTTATGTAGCTGCATGTGAAGCCTACTACAGTACTAAAAATCCTCGGGCCATCTACTGA
- the MSL3 gene encoding male-specific lethal 3 homolog isoform X2 → MRRKGRKKRRCRLPGVDSVLKSLPAEENDESSENSISSSSSDDSDEGTDEEIKSEESDIDERTEMKEEQDTHTKRDMEERAISIEIPEVLKKKLEEDCYYINRRKRLVKLPCQTNIITILESYVKHFAINAAFSANERSRHHQMTPHANMNLHYVPPEKNVELCKEMVDGLRITFDFTLPLILLYPYEQAQFKKVTSSKFFLPIKENSTNTNRNQEELSPSPPLLNPPTPQSTDSQPTTGEPATPKRRKAEPEILQSLRRSTRHSSNCDRLSESSASPQPKRRHLDTPASMPKLFLHLEKKTPVHSGSSSPITLTPSKEGSTVFTGFEGRRNNELNEVLSWKLMPENYPPSDQPPPPSYIYGSQHLLRMFVKLPEILGKMCFPDKNLKALVKHFEMFLRFLAEYHDDFFPESAYVAACEAYYSTKNPRAIY, encoded by the exons AT gagaagaaagggaagaaagaagagacGCTGCAGGTTGCCTGGTGTTGACTCTGTGTTAAAAAGCCTTCCTGCTGAAGAAAATGATGAGAGTAGTGAAAACT CTATAAGTAGTTCTTCTTCTGACGACAGTGATGAAGGAACAGATGAAGAAATAAAGAGTGAAGAAAGTGACATAGATGAGAGGACAGAAATG AAAGAAGAACAAGACACTCATACAAAAAGGGACATGGAAGAAAGAGCAATAAGCATAGAAATTCCTGAAGTCTTGAAAAAGAAGCTTGAGGAAGACTGCTACTATATTAATAGAAGAAAAAGG ctaGTGAAGCTTCCTTGCCAGACAAATATAATAACCATCTTGGAGTCATATGTAAAACACTTTGCAAttaatgctgctttttcagCCAATGAAAGGTCTCGGCACCATCAGATGACTCCACATGCTAATATGAATCTTCATTATGTGCCACCAGAGAAGAA tGTCGAGCTATGTAAAGAGATGGTGGATGGGCTGAGAATAACCTTTGACTTCACACTTCCCTTAATTTTGCTCTATCCTTATGAACAAGCTCAATTTAAGAAGGTGACTTCATCAAAATTCTTTCTTCCCATCAAAGAAAACTCAACAAATACCAACAG AAATCAGGAGGAACTTTCCCCAAGCCCTCCTCTGCTGAATCCACCCACACCTCAGTCGACTGACAGCCAGCCCACCACAGGGGAGCCAGCCACGCCGAAGAGGAGGAAAGCTGAGCCCGAGATCCTGCAGTCTCTGAGGCGTTCGACGCGCCACAGCTCCAACTGTGACAGGCTGTCGGAGAGCAGCGCGTCCCCGCAGCCCAAACGGCGGCACCTCGACACCCCCGCCTCCATGCCAAAGCTCTTCCTGCACCTGGAAAAAA AAACCCCTGTCCATAGCGGGTCATCTTCACCTATAACTTTGACTCCTAGCAAAGAAGGGAGCACGGTGTTTACTGGCTTTGAAGGTAGAAGAAACAACGAATTGAATGAG GTTTTGTCCTGGAAATTGATGCCAGAGAATTATCCACCAAGTGATCAACCACCACCTCCTTCATATATCTATGGATCTCAACATTTGCTGAGGATGTTTG TAAAACTACCAGAAATACTGGGGAAGATGTGCTTTCCTGACAAAAACCTGAAGGCTTTAGTAAAACACTTTGAGATGTTTCTGAG GTTTTTAGCAGAATACCATGATGATTTCTTCCCAGAATCTGCTTATGTAGCTGCATGTGAAGCCTACTACAGTACTAAAAATCCTCGGGCCATCTACTGA